A portion of the Paenibacillus marchantiae genome contains these proteins:
- a CDS encoding AraC family transcriptional regulator — MNIEQLFFHILYCNSRKPNELRTFSNKGVRTLQHHELIFITGGKAEITIESKRHTIQEGVLIYLQPDVPHLIEIDFKNPISFFSVHFSYVRIEQNDNTWTVNEDVEMFPLPAVQQLQDYYQLEEVFKHMVDTWHTKLPGYEFSTKSLLQQLLIAIGQNIKKRHRNYATSLKVEKIINYMNQHLHRKVTLTELSELVQLSAPYLSRAFKEITGYSIIEFFNKLKMDKAKEIILEGNNKVKEVAQVLGYTDEFYFSRLFKQLEGMSPTEFYSKNVHGV, encoded by the coding sequence ATGAATATAGAACAGCTTTTTTTTCATATTTTATACTGCAACTCAAGGAAGCCGAATGAACTTCGGACATTTTCCAATAAAGGGGTGCGAACGCTTCAGCATCATGAACTCATTTTTATTACAGGCGGCAAAGCGGAGATTACTATTGAGAGTAAAAGACATACCATTCAGGAAGGCGTCCTGATCTACCTTCAACCGGATGTGCCTCACTTGATAGAGATTGACTTTAAGAATCCCATAAGTTTTTTTTCGGTTCACTTCAGTTATGTCCGAATCGAGCAGAATGACAATACATGGACTGTAAACGAGGACGTCGAGATGTTTCCCTTACCAGCTGTCCAGCAATTACAGGATTATTATCAATTGGAAGAAGTATTTAAACATATGGTAGACACCTGGCATACGAAACTACCGGGTTATGAGTTTAGCACCAAGTCCTTACTACAGCAATTGCTTATCGCGATCGGCCAAAATATAAAAAAGCGGCATCGTAATTATGCGACATCCTTGAAAGTGGAAAAGATCATCAACTATATGAATCAACATTTGCATCGTAAAGTCACCTTGACCGAACTATCTGAGCTGGTACAGTTATCAGCCCCGTATTTATCAAGAGCTTTCAAAGAGATTACAGGATACTCCATCATAGAGTTTTTTAACAAACTGAAGATGGATAAAGCAAAAGAGATCATTTTGGAAGGAAACAACAAAGTTAAAGAGGTGGCGCAGGTACTCGGTTACACGGATGAATTCTATTTTAGTAGGCTATTTAAACAATTGGAAGGCATGAGTCCAACGGAATTTTACAGCAAAAATGTCCATGGAGTTTAA